TTCCACGCGCCCAGCGGTGCGTGATGGCTCCCACCGTTTCGGCGTCACGCCAGGGATCGAACCGTCGCACGAAGCGGCCGGGCGACCGCCCCATCGCCCCGAGCAACGCGTCGACCGACCGCAGCACGCTCGATACGCGACCGAACGCGAGCGCGGCGGCGCAATAGCCGGCCACCTCGAGGTCGCGCGAGGTGTGATAGCGGCGGACCCGGTGGATTGGGTCAGCGATGTCGGCGCGGCCGTCGAACTGCCGGTAGAGGCGGTCAAGCGCAGGCCGCGCCTCCGGCGGAAGGCCGCGCAGCGGGGACCGGCCCCGCCCGCGGGTCACTGCTCGGGCCAGGCGATGGCGGCGGCGCCCGGTGCGGCGTCGTTCGAGTAGACCACCCGTCCGCCCACGACGGCGGCGGCGACGGCTCCCCGCAACCGCCAGCCGTCGAACGGTGTGTTGCGCGCCTTGGAGCGGAATCTGTCGGCCGAGACTTCGATCTCCGTGTCCGGCGCCAGGATCGTGATGTCGGCGGGCGACCCCGTCGCCAGACTGCCACCCGGAATCCCCAGGATGCGCGCCGGATTGCAGGTATAGAGCTCCACCATCCGCCCGAGCGGGACGACGCCGCGGTGCACCAGCCGGTCGAGCGAGAGCGACACCGCGGTTTCAAGACCGATGATGCCGAACGGCGCGTGCTCGAACTCGCGCGCCTTCTCGTCGGCATGGTGCGGCGCATGATCGGTGGCGATCGCGTCGATGGTCCCGTCGGCGAGGCCGGCCAGCATCGCGTCGCGATCGCTGGCGGCGCGGAGCGGCGGGTTCATCTTGTAGTTGGTGTCGTAGCGAAGATCTTCGTCAGTGAGGATGAAGTGGTGCGGGGTGACCTCGCACGTCACGGGGACGTCGCGGTCCTTTCCGTCGCGGATCGCCCGGAGCGACGCCGCGGCGCTCATGTGGGCGACGTGATACGGGCCGCCGGTCAGGCCGCTCAGGCTGACGTCCCTCGCCACCATGATCGATTCCGTTTCCGCCGGCTGACCTCGCAACCCGAGTTGGGCCGCGCGGAATCCCTCGTGCACGCTGCAGCCGTCGGCCAGCGACGGATCCTCGCAGTGGTTGATGACCGGCAGGCCGACCATCGCGGCGTACTCCAGGGCGCGGCGCATCATCAGGGCGCTCGAGACGGGATGTCCGTCATCGCTGATGCCGACACAGCCGGCGTCCCTCAGGGCGGCCACCTCGGTCATCTGTTCGCCGGCGGAGCCGACCGACACGGCGCCAATCGGATAGACGCGAGCCAGGCGCGCTTCGGTCGCCTTGCGGAGGATCTCCTCCGTAACGCCGGCGTGGTCGTTCACCGGATCCGTGTTCGGCATGCACGCGACCGCGGTGAAGCCTCCCGCCACGGCGGCGGCCGCGCCGGTCGCCACGGTTTCCTTGTGCGTCTGCCCCGGCTCGCGGAGATGGACATGCATGTCGATGAAACCGGGACAGACGACGAGGCCGGCCGGCACCTCCACGACGGTAGCGCCCTCGACCGGAAGCAGATCGGCCCCGACCGCGGCGACGACGCCGTCTGCAATCAGGATGTCGGCCCTGCCGTTGATCGCCTGGGAAGGATCGACGACGTGTCCGCCTCGCAGAAGGAGCGCCCCGTCGCCATCCGGGCGGCCGGGCACCGTCACGACTCTCCTCCGCCGATTGCTCCACCCGCCAGCAGGTAGAGCACTGCCATTCGGACGGCGACGCCGTTCGCCACCTGATCGAGGATGACCGAGAAGGGTCCGTCCGCCACGTCGGAGGCTATTTCGACTCCCCGGTTCATCGGTCCGGGGTGCATCACGATGACGTCCGGCCTGGCCCGCGCTAGCCGTGCCGCGGTCATGCCGAACAGGGCGAAGTACTCCCGCAACGACGGAAAGAAATGCCCGCGCATTCGCTCGAGCTGGACGCGCAGCAGCATCACCACATCGGCGTCCTCCACCGCCTCGTCGACGGACGTCGTGGCATGGACGCCAAACCGGGCGGCGGCGGGCAACATCAACGAGCGCGGCCCGCAGACCGTCACCTCGGCGCCGAGCGCGGTGAGCGCGAGGACATTCGACCGAAGCACGCGGCTGTGCAGCAGGTCGCCGACGATAGCCACCCTCAGTCCGTCAATGTGTCCCTTCCGCTCGCGGATGGTAAACGCGTCGAGCAGCGCCTGGGTCGGATGTTCGTGCATTCCGTCACCCGCGTTGACGACGCGCGCATCGCACGTCTCGGCCAGCAACTGGCACGCTCCCGATGCGCCGTGGCGGACCACGATCATCGCCGGGTCCATCGCCTGCAGGTTGCGCGCCGTATCCGCCAGCGTTTCCCCCTTGAGCAGGCTGGAGGATCCGCCGGCGATGCCCACCGAATCCGCGCTCAACCGTTTCTCCGCGATTTCGA
The nucleotide sequence above comes from Acidobacteriota bacterium. Encoded proteins:
- a CDS encoding dihydroorotase, whose amino-acid sequence is MPGRPDGDGALLLRGGHVVDPSQAINGRADILIADGVVAAVGADLLPVEGATVVEVPAGLVVCPGFIDMHVHLREPGQTHKETVATGAAAAVAGGFTAVACMPNTDPVNDHAGVTEEILRKATEARLARVYPIGAVSVGSAGEQMTEVAALRDAGCVGISDDGHPVSSALMMRRALEYAAMVGLPVINHCEDPSLADGCSVHEGFRAAQLGLRGQPAETESIMVARDVSLSGLTGGPYHVAHMSAAASLRAIRDGKDRDVPVTCEVTPHHFILTDEDLRYDTNYKMNPPLRAASDRDAMLAGLADGTIDAIATDHAPHHADEKAREFEHAPFGIIGLETAVSLSLDRLVHRGVVPLGRMVELYTCNPARILGIPGGSLATGSPADITILAPDTEIEVSADRFRSKARNTPFDGWRLRGAVAAAVVGGRVVYSNDAAPGAAAIAWPEQ
- a CDS encoding aspartate carbamoyltransferase catalytic subunit; translation: MGSAGRLQSKHLLSIADLTRDELRLILDSAEAMKEVGTRRIKKVPALRGVTVVNLFLEPSTRTRMSFEIAEKRLSADSVGIAGGSSSLLKGETLADTARNLQAMDPAMIVVRHGASGACQLLAETCDARVVNAGDGMHEHPTQALLDAFTIRERKGHIDGLRVAIVGDLLHSRVLRSNVLALTALGAEVTVCGPRSLMLPAAARFGVHATTSVDEAVEDADVVMLLRVQLERMRGHFFPSLREYFALFGMTAARLARARPDVIVMHPGPMNRGVEIASDVADGPFSVILDQVANGVAVRMAVLYLLAGGAIGGGES